The following proteins are encoded in a genomic region of Diabrotica virgifera virgifera chromosome 1, PGI_DIABVI_V3a:
- the LOC126885909 gene encoding malate dehydrogenase, mitochondrial-like, producing the protein MNLSNLQRLFSNYSTQSFATKNLSTESKRSSIQVCILNAHTPLGKMTSFLIKQNPLVSKVKIQGDRKVTNLAEELNLIDTKCRVEPYPHVKDLPKSLMGVDIVLLLSNQVWPQDTPIGKRILGESQRVYDVIKECTLQAPKATVIVAVPPVSVFTPFVANVFKQSHFYHPGKILGSAAMAQVTINSLVGRYHDMDPFITHVPLIGGPDIDVAVPLLSRAKPVPVPARCTNILMSKFRQVELESFPKIYCKQNCNEYHPISEAYALNNMIVTLGLGILEDPKAVYNAFVRTNVVSSCQYLVTLLQFSKEGVVHNFGLPTLTHFELGMLERAITLIKLREEIATELVSYVEGKCKTPIMKRAGFN; encoded by the coding sequence atgaatttatcAAATTTACAACGCCTTTTTTCAAATTATTCCACGCAATCATTTGCCACCAAAAATTTGTCGACGGAATCTAAAAGATCTTCGATCCAAGTATGTATTTTGAACGCCCATACACCTCTAGGGAAAATGACCAGTTTCCTCATCAAGCAAAATCCACTAGTATCAAAAGTAAAAATCCAAGGGGACAGAAAAGTGACGAACCTAGCTGAAGAATTAAATCTCATTGACACAAAATGTCGAGTGGAGCCCTACCCGCATGTTAAAGATCTTCCCAAGTCTTTAATGGGAGTAGATATTGTGTTGCTTCTATCAAATCAAGTATGGCCGCAAGACACTCCTATCGGCAAGCGAATTCTTGGAGAAAGTCAACGAGTGTATGATGTTATCAAAGAATGCACCTTACAAGCTCCTAAAGCGACAGTCATCGTAGCTGTTCCTCCAGTATCAGTATTTACACCGTTCGTCGCTAATGTGTTCAAACAATCTCATTTTTACCATCCTGGTAAGATACTTGGTTCAGCTGCGATGGCACAGGTCACTATTAATAGTCTAGTTGGTAGATACCATGATATGGATCCATTTATAACCCATGTACCACTCATAGGCGGTCCAGATATAGATGTTGCGGTACCATTACTAAGCAGAGCCAAGCCAGTACCTGTACCAGCCAGATGCACTAACATTTTGATGTCAAAATTCAGGCAAGTAGAGCTAGAGTCATTTCCAAAGATATATTGCAAGCAGAATTGTAATGAATATCATCCAATTAGTGAAGCTTATGCTTTAAACAATATGATTGTAACACTAGGTTTAGGCATACTAGAAGATCCAAAAGCTGTCTATAATGCCTTTGTAAGAACGAACGTGGTTTCTAGTTGTCAGTATCTGGTAACTCTGCTGCAGTTTTCAAAAGAAGGAGTTGTGCATAACTTTGGTTTGCCAACGCTGACGCATTTTGAACTTGGAATGTTGGAGCGCGCAATTACATTAATAAAACTACGAGAGGAAATTGCAACGGAACTCGTTAGTTACGTTGAGGGAAAATGTAAAACGCCGATTATGAAACGAGCTGGGTTTAATTGA